A portion of the Oryzias melastigma strain HK-1 unplaced genomic scaffold, ASM292280v2 sc00565, whole genome shotgun sequence genome contains these proteins:
- the LOC112139848 gene encoding transmembrane protease serine 9 (The sequence of the model RefSeq protein was modified relative to this genomic sequence to represent the inferred CDS: added 120 bases not found in genome assembly) — MVSRTITTLVVHPSYNSVTSDNDIALLQLSSPVTLTPYITPVCLASTSSNFYSGINTWVTGWGNTGSGISLPSPQTLQEVQVPIVGNRQCQCNYNTVSITSNMVCAGLPEGGKDSCQGDSGGPLVIKQNNRWIQAGIVSFGEGCALPNYPGVYSRVSRYETWINAQITSNQPGFIAFTSTGTDSDLSVSCSGVPPITNVTTTTTTTTTTTTTTTTTTTVPRITTTTTTTRPTTTTTTRPTTTTTTRPTTTTTTTTATFVPRTATTTTTKPSTASTTTRPTTTTTTSAPRKTTASKPTTTTTTTRPTTTTTTTTTTTTRSPATTPKAVVCGRALLNSHVLNESSVVTAGQWPWMASLQKNGQHVCGGTLVSLDSVLSNANCFSSSPVASEWTVVLGRLQQNGSNPFEVSVTVTNITLSNQTGSNVAVLQLSSPPVLNDYIQPICLDNGRTFPVGTTCWAAGWSSGRGGEEKVLQEFQTSVLECSRPTAANDSICTTMFTLAEGDSGGPLMCQQGASWYQAAVLSFARRSLRRRRAVAVAVMEFEKLSQFEDFLVQTVGPFLPSTINSSSFNPTTPTTPTAPTTPTASVSTCTSTPVWHIHKKIFFYLRLIFHTLWNIISSEHKH, encoded by the exons ATGGTGTCTCGAACAATAACAACTTTAGTCGTTCATCCGAGCTACAACTCTGTGACATCTGATAACGACATCGCCCTCCTGCAGCTCTCCTCACCAGTAACCCTCACCCCCTACATTACTCCAGTCTGTCTGGCTTCCACCAGCAGCAACTTCTACAGCGGCATCAACACCTGGGTCACCGGCTGGGGCAACACTGGAAGTGGAA TCTCCCTTCCTTCCCCACAAACCCTCCAGGAAGTACAAGTGCCGATTGTGGGAAACAGACAGTGTCAATGTAACTATAACACCGTCTCAATCACGAGTAACATGGTGTGTGCCGGGTTACCAGAAGGAGGCAAAGACTCTTGTCAG GGAGACTCAGGAGGTCCACTGGTGATTAAGCAGAACAACCGTTGGATCCAAGCAGGAATTGTGAGTTTTGGAGAAGGTTGTGCTCTACCTAATTACCCTGGAGTCTACTCAAGAGTGTCTCGGTACGAGACCTGGATCAATGCCCAAATCACCAGTAATCAGCCGGGATTTATCGCCTTCACCTCCACTGGAACAGACAGTGACCTCAGTGTGTCGTGTTCCGGAGTGCCCCCAATTACAAATGTCACTACTACCACTACTACtaccactactactactacaaccACAACTACAACAACTACTGTACCACGAATAACAACTACAACAACCACCACACGTCCAACCACTACAACCACCACACGTCCAACCACTACAACCACCACACGTCCAACCACTACAACCACCACTACAACTGCGACTTTTGTACCTCGAACAGCAACTACAACAACCACTAAACCTTCAACTGCATCAACCACCACACGTCCAACCACTACAACCACGACTTCTGCCCCCCGAAAGACAACTGCCTCTAAACCTACAACTACAACAACCACCACACGTCCAACCACTACAACCACCACtacaacaacaaccacaaccCGGTCACCAGCCACCACACCCAAAG CTGTGGTTTGTGGGCGGGCCCTCCTGAACTCCCACGTGTTAAATGAGAGTTCAGTGGTAACTGCAGGTCAGTGGCCGTGGATGGCGAGTCTGCAGAAGAACGGACAGCACGTGTGTGGAGGGACACTAGTTTCTCTGGACTCTGTGCTTAGCAATGCTAACTGCTTCTCAAG TTCTCCTGTGGCGTCTGAGTGGACGGTTGTGTTGGGTCGTCTGCAGCAGAACGGATCAAACCCCTTTGAGGTGTCAGTGACGGTGACAAACATCACTCTGAGCAACCAGACAGGCTCCAATGTTGCTGTTCTGCAACTCTCCTCCCCACCCGTCCTGAATGATTACATCCAGCCCATCTGTCTGGACAACGGAAGAACTTTTCCTGTGGGAACAACATGCTGGGCTGCAGGCTGGAGTTCTGGACGGGGAGGAG aagaaaaagttCTGCAGGAGTTCCAAACTTCAGTGCTAGAATGTTCGAGGCCAACAGCTGCAAATGACAGCATCTGTACCACGATGTTCACGCTGGCTGAG GGCGACTCCGGTGGCCCGCTCATGTGTCAGCAGGGCGCCTCTTGGTATCAGGCCGCCGTGTTGTCGTTCGCACGCCGCTCCCTGAGGAGAAGACGAGCCGTTGCCGTTGCCGTGATGGAGTTTGAAAAACTCAGCCAGTTTGAGGACTTCCTGGTTCAGACAGTGGGACCGTTTCTGCCTTCAACCATCAACAGCAGCAGTTTCAACCCCACCACGCCCACCACGCCCACCGCGCCCACCACGCCCACC